Proteins co-encoded in one Candidatus Margulisiibacteriota bacterium genomic window:
- a CDS encoding M20/M25/M40 family metallo-hydrolase, with translation MINQRRLVATFKQLVRIDSLSLQEGKIVGYLRRELKSLGLKASVIGRPENGEVGSLNLLVPGRNNRGPRLLLNAHVDTVVPGQGIKPIEKGGYITSDGSTILGADNKAGVAVILELLRVLKEKKVSHPPLQVILTVAEEIGLVGAAAFPPSAIKAAYGLVLDGGDIDKIVCRAPNQYNFVARVYGRAAHAGIHPEEGISAIKAASAAIARMKLGRIDQETTANIGMIHGGVATNIIPDEVEIRGEARSHRLAKVKKQIGRMEKTLQGECRRHGAVCKIKFARIYESFNIAETSPLLEKAVAGMKASGIRPKIAGTGGGSDANIFNALGVPSLIVGVGADNVHTTKERIAVRDLVRGAEIVFNIIKEFNRD, from the coding sequence ATGATCAACCAACGTCGTTTGGTAGCAACATTCAAGCAATTGGTCCGCATTGACAGCCTTTCCCTGCAGGAAGGAAAGATCGTCGGGTATCTGCGCCGGGAACTGAAGAGTCTGGGATTAAAAGCCTCCGTTATCGGGCGACCGGAAAACGGAGAGGTCGGCAGCCTTAACCTTCTTGTCCCGGGCCGCAATAACCGGGGGCCGCGGCTTTTGCTTAATGCTCATGTGGATACAGTTGTTCCTGGGCAGGGGATCAAGCCGATCGAAAAAGGGGGGTATATTACCTCTGACGGATCGACCATTCTTGGAGCTGACAATAAGGCTGGCGTGGCGGTTATTCTGGAGCTTTTGCGAGTATTAAAAGAAAAAAAGGTTTCCCATCCTCCTCTGCAGGTGATCTTGACGGTCGCGGAAGAGATCGGCCTGGTCGGGGCGGCCGCTTTCCCTCCCTCTGCCATCAAAGCGGCCTATGGCCTGGTCCTTGACGGCGGCGATATCGACAAGATTGTTTGCCGGGCGCCGAACCAATATAATTTTGTCGCCCGGGTGTATGGGCGGGCGGCCCATGCCGGGATCCATCCGGAAGAAGGGATCAGCGCCATAAAGGCGGCGAGCGCCGCCATTGCCAGGATGAAGCTTGGCCGGATCGACCAGGAGACGACCGCTAATATCGGGATGATCCATGGTGGAGTGGCGACAAATATTATCCCCGATGAAGTTGAGATCAGAGGAGAAGCCAGAAGCCACCGGCTGGCTAAAGTAAAAAAACAGATCGGCCGGATGGAAAAGACCCTGCAGGGCGAGTGCCGACGCCATGGGGCGGTCTGCAAGATCAAGTTCGCCAGGATCTATGAATCGTTCAACATCGCTGAGACCAGCCCGCTGCTGGAAAAAGCGGTGGCCGGAATGAAAGCGTCCGGGATCCGTCCCAAGATTGCCGGGACCGGTGGCGGGTCCGACGCCAATATTTTCAACGCTTTGGGGGTCCCGTCTTTGATTGTCGGAGTGGGGGCGGACAATGTACACACGACCAAAGAGCGGATCGCGGTCCGCGACCTGGTCCGCGGAGCGGAGATAGTTTTTAATATTATAAAGGAGTTTAACCGTGACTAA
- a CDS encoding NUDIX hydrolase, which produces MSEELVSSKNVFEGRLLKFRVDTVRLSSGKEATREIVEHPGAVAIVAITDDQELVLVRQYRQAAGEILLEVPAGTLGPGEEGVAAAKRELEEETGYRAKKMTKVFSGFVAPGYSSEAIQFFLAKEMTETRQQTEEDEFIEVDLVDVEACLDLVKQGKIRDNKTIIGIMIADLALKGELA; this is translated from the coding sequence TTGAGCGAAGAATTGGTTTCCTCAAAAAACGTATTTGAAGGGCGCTTGTTAAAGTTCCGGGTCGATACCGTGCGGCTTTCGTCCGGCAAAGAAGCGACCAGGGAAATTGTTGAGCATCCGGGAGCGGTGGCGATCGTGGCGATCACTGACGATCAGGAATTGGTCCTGGTCCGGCAGTACCGGCAGGCGGCCGGGGAAATATTGCTGGAAGTGCCGGCCGGGACCCTTGGACCGGGAGAAGAGGGGGTCGCGGCCGCGAAGAGGGAACTGGAAGAAGAGACCGGCTACCGGGCGAAAAAAATGACCAAAGTCTTTTCCGGCTTTGTTGCCCCCGGTTATTCGAGCGAAGCGATCCAGTTCTTTCTGGCCAAGGAGATGACCGAGACCCGCCAGCAGACCGAAGAGGACGAATTTATCGAGGTCGATCTGGTTGATGTTGAGGCTTGCCTTGACCTGGTCAAGCAGGGGAAGATCAGGGACAACAAGACGATTATCGGGATCATGATCGCCGACCTGGCGCTCAAGGGCGAGTTGGCTTGA